Below is a window of Mucilaginibacter sp. PAMC 26640 DNA.
TTTGATAGACGGCAGCACTACTACATCTTCGCCATCTTTCCAGTCGGCCGGGGTAGCAACGCTGTGATAAGCGGTAAGCTGCAGCGAATCGATCACCCGCAAGATCTCCTGGAAGTTTCTGCCGGTAGATGCCGGATAGCTGATGATCAGTTTTATCTTTTTATCAGGGCCGATTATGAACAGCGAGCGAACAGTTGCCGTAAGCGATGCATTTGGATGGATCATGTCGTAGGCCTGGGAAATTTCCCGGCTTTCATCACCAATAATAGGGAAGGTTACTTCAACGTTCTGTGTTTCGTTAATATCGCTGATCCATCCTTTGTGCGATTCTGCACTGTCTGTACTCAAAGCAATCACTTTCACGTTGCGTTTGTCGAACTCACTTTTCAATGATGCGGTTTTACCCAGCTCGGTTGTACACACAGGGGTATAATCTGCAGGGTGGGAAAACAGCACTCCCCAGCTATCGCCCAGGAAGTCGTAAAAATCAATTTCCCCTAATGATGTTTGTGCTTTAAAGTTTGGGGCGTCGTCGCCAAGTCGTAAGCTCATAATGCTAATTTTTAGTGTTTTAATATGGTGAATAATGCAATAAATTTATGCAATTGAACACCTTGTATCAATAAAATTATCTGTAGAAAGTTGGCTGGCGCGGAGCCGGAAAGCTAAAAAAAGAGGTACTGAAGCAGCACCTTATTTTCTTTTAAATCAGCTTATCTGTCTCCGTTTAGCGAAGCAGGAATTAGCACCTTACACCAGGCGTGAAGCCGGTACAGGTTGCTAAGACATCATAGGGCCTTTCCCTCTGTCTTTCTGGATAAGTATTTTAAAGAACGATTACCTCACAAAAGTATAAATTAATTCTATAAATCCTATAGACTTTATAATATTTATTAAAGTTAAGAGGTAAATAATTGATTTACAGACGGAATAATTCGCAAATTATCATCAATAATGATCTACAAACACAATTCCCTCAGGCACCTGCACAATGATGTAGTCTGATGCTTGGTTCTCTCGATTAAAGGATCACTTGGAGTCTCCCCTATTTCCCATTCAACTTTTTGATCAGGTCCACCTCTTCCTGTATGTAAGGCGTACCGTCTTTTCGGAAAATATCATGAAACCACTCTTTAGGTTCGCTGCCATCAGGTATGGGGTTGTCCCAGGCGTAAATGGTATTGGTTTTACCCATCACAAAACCCCAGTTCAATGCGCCTACGTTTTCGGCTTTTAGCATCGGCATTACGTTGGCGAATTTGCTGCCGCGGGTACGGGCCATGTATTCGGTGCAGATAAGCGGCTTACCATGGCTTTTGAGCAGCTGGATAGTCTTCAGATGCGATTTCTCGTCGGTATAATCATGGTAAGTAACAATATCTGAATTCAGTGCCTGGTAGGCGTTCAGCTTTTCAAAGCTCCAGTCCCACAAACCTGCTGATACCGGCTGATCCGAGTTTACCGCTCTTGCCCAACCAAATACTTTAGTGAGTAAACCCATCGATGCTTCTTTTTTGCCAGAATTACCCGGCTCATTGTAAAGATCCCACAGTAAAATGCGCTTATCATGTTTAAAGGTGCTCATCACATCAGTAACATAAGATTCAAGCTCAGGGAAAATGCCGGCGTCTGTTAACCGGTTGCCAGGGTCCTGCAGCCAGCCCGAATTATGAATTCCTGTTTTTGGCGCAGGCTGGATACCAATTTTTGCTGATATATTCCAGCAGTCATCAAAAAACACGAACATGGTTTTAATGTGGTGCTTATCGGCAATAGTTAAATAAGCATCTATTCTTTTCTTAAACCCGGCCTTATCCTGTTTCCAGGCAAGGCTGTATAAAAACACCCGCATAGTATTAAAGCCGATGCCCTCCGCATAGCCAAGCTCCTTGTCTATTGTTTGTGGGTCAAAGGTATCAGCCTGCCACATCTCCAACTGGTTAATTGCATTACTGGGGATAAAATCACTGCCGCTGATCCATTGATGCTGTGCATACCATGCATTAGCCTTCGCGGGGGACCATACCTTTGCCGGAGCAAGTTTTTGCGCGAACGAGATATTAGTGGTAAAAGCTAGTATAAAAAACACAGCAGTTAATTTAAAGCAAGAAGTTTTCATATGTAGAAATTGGTATGTGTAAATATAGCGGATAAATCAGCTAAACGGCTAATTAAAACGTTAATTAATCGATTTACTGCAGACATCGGTAGCAATGCCGGGGTTCGTTAAAGCATATTCAGGTGAGTTAAACTGGCTGCTAAAACTACCATAAAAGACTTTTTACGTGCACTTTATCTGCAATTCTCACTTGTAATATTATTCATAACTATTGTAGCAATTTGCCGTATAACTGCTTCACATACATCATAACATACAGGTTAAATAATTGATATAAAACCAGTAACAAGCGGAGCAAAACCTAAATACTTTGATATTTTCGTGCAAAAAATTATTTCAAAATATTTAAACCTGTTTTTTTACCAGAAAATATCTGCACAACGCAGCGTTGTATCTGCGTTGAAAATATTTTTTTGGCATGTTTATTAATTATACCGTGATCAAATTAAAAGAACTGGAACGAGACAGGAAATGAGCTTTTTAGATGGTAATAACTTTCTTGGCGATAGCACCGCTCATCTCGCTCGTTTAATAAACAGTATTAACACCGGCATTTGGGAATACAATACCACTACCAAAAAGGCTAAGTGGTCGGCTGGTTTTTACTATGTGCTGGGCTACCAGCCAGGCGAGATAGAATGTTCGTACAACAACTTTTTTGAAAACATCATTTATTTCCAGGATAAGCAAGTCTTTTTAAAAGCTACAAACCAAAACGGCCCCGGTAATGCCCCAATAGCTCATATCCGCTTACTTACCAAAGACAAGGGCTACCAATGGTTTGAGAGCACCACGGTTAAACACAGCGATGAAGATGGGCAATTCATTTATGGTGTTTTAAATAACGTTAACCAATATAAACTTGCCGAGTTTACGGCTGCCCGCAGCAATTTTTTAAATTCAGAAGCCGGCCGCATAGCCCGCCTTGGCGGTTGGGAAATAGATGTACCGAGCATGGCCCTAACCTTGTCTGCCGAGATCTACAACATATTTGAATTATATGAACACATTCAGCTTACGTTAGAAGAAGCTGTCAGCTTTATCGAACCGCAACATCGTTCTGTTTTGGCCAGGGCAATTGATAATGCCATTTACTTTAGTAAACCATATGATGTGGAAGTTTTGTTTAAAACAGCCAAAAACAATATCATTTGGGTAAGGGCTAAAGGCACACCTATTGTTGATGATTTTGGTAAGTGTGTTACCATCAGGGGTATTTTCCAGGATATTGATCTTATTAAGCGGAGCGGCCTGCACATGCAATCATCCATCAACTTATTGGATGATCAAAATAAGCGACTTCAAAACTTTGCTTACATCGTATCGCACAATCTTCGCTCTCATGCAGGTAACCTTAAATTTATGGTAAACCTTTTTGAAGAGACCCAGGTGGACAATGATAAAGAAGAGATATTCTCGCATATTAAAACCATAAGCGAGAGCTTGAGCGCCACCATGGGCCACCTGGATGAGATTGTAAAGATCCAATCGGAAATTGTTAACGAGCGCCGGGTAATCAGCTTTGAAACGATATTTAAAAACGTTATCGCCACGTTAAGAGCAAATATTGAAGCCAGTGGTGCTCAGATCAATAGTAATTTTGGCAAAGCTCCCGATATAAGCTACATACCAGCCTACCTGGAAAGTATTTTCCAAAACCTGTTGAGCAATGCGATCAAATACCGGCATCCAAATCGTAAACCGGTGATCAACTGCTATACCGAATTGCGCAATGCGCATACCTATTTGGTTTTTGAAGATAATGGTATAGGCATCGATCTGAAACGCTTTGGCGACCAGCTTTTCGGAATGTATCGTACCTTTCACCAAAATAAAGATGCTAAAGGTATTGGCCTGTTTATCACACGCAATCAGATAGAAGCATTGGGCGGAACCATCAGTACAGAAAGTACGGTAAATGTTGGCACTAAATTTACTATTAGGTTAGTATAAAAGTACCTTCATAAATGACTGACCAATACCCTGCTGTTAAAGCCTGGATCATTGACGATGATGAGATTTTCATTTTCGGATTCAAAAAATTCATTGAAATCAGGCGAATCTTTGTTGAACTATTCGAATTCAGCAACGGACAAGCTGCGATTAGCCAACTTCAGGATCCGGCTTTTGCCGATAACCTGCCCGACCTCATCTTTGTTGATATGAATATGCCTGTGATGGATGGATGGGAATTTACAAAAACCTTTGAGGAAATTAAATCCCGCTTGGGTAAAGATATCACCGTTTATATGATCAGCTCATCGGTAGATAAAAACGATATAGCAAGGGCAAAAAATATTCGGTCAATCGAAGATTATATTTTAAAGCCAATAAGTCAATCAAATGTGGAGGGAATTATCAATTCGTTTCAACACGAACTGGAATTGCGGAACATGAACTAAATTATCCCCGGTGAGTCTGTAAAAGCTCACCGGAGATAAAGGTTGTTATATTGCAAGCTTCATAAGCTATTCTATAAAACTTTCCAGGATCTTAAAGCCGGCGGTAGTTTCTAAACTAACGCGCTCAATTGTTTTCGGCAATAAAATACACTCTCCCATTTTTACCGGATAGGCATTGCCGTTGTGGTTAATGGTATACGCACCTTCCACACAAACATGGATCACAAATGAATCCAGGTTTGTATAGTCCTTTTCCGTTGATTCGGTAAAGTCCATTACATTGGTAGTAAAGTAAGGGCATTTTACCAGGTGTACATCCTCATTCGTTTTAGGGGTATATATGGTTTTGTATTCCGGATAGTGTTTGTAGTCGATGGCTGCAAGCGCTTCCTGGGTATGCAACTCACGTTTATTACCCTTATCGTCTACCCGGTCAAAATCATAAATGCGATAGGTGATGTCTGATGTTTGCTGGATCTCGGCAATCAATAGTCCTTTGCCGATGGTATGCACCCGTCCTGCAGGTAAAAAATAAACATCTCCGGCGGTCACATCCTCTTTATTCAGGATATCCATAATGTGGCCGCTGTTCAGTGCCTCCACGTATTCCTGCTCGTTCATTTCGCGGTTAAAGCCGGCAATAAGCGTAGCGCCCGGATCGGCCTCTATCACATACCACATCTCGGTTTTGCCGAACGAGTCGTGGCGTTTTTTGGCCAACTCATCATCCGGGTGAACCTGAACGCTCAGGTCGTCATTGGCATCAATAAACTTCACCAGCAGCGGAAAGATATTGCCGAAATGCGCGTATACCTTATTGCCCACTAATTCACCCTGGTATTTCTCCAGCAGATCGGCTAATGATTCGCCATCCAGTTCGCCGCCGTTAACAACAGATACATCTGTTTTAACGCCCGAAATCTCCCAGGTTTCGCCGCAATTTGGCAGATCGCCGATAGCTTTGTGCAGGTAGGTTTCTATTTTATGGCCACCCCAGATCTTATCTTTAAAGATGGTTTTGAATTTTAACGGATATAATGCTGACATAGTAGTACGTGTTTTGCCGCCTAAGTTAAAGATTTTGCAGAAGCAGTAAATAAGGTTTTTGTAAATTGATCATAAAAGCATTTGTTAAAAATCTTATGAAGACCTCAATTTGCATTGCTTAAAATGGTTACATAAAAAAGCTCATCCGTTTCGGGATGAGCTTTCACTATTGATCAATAAAATTAATTACTTACCCAGTTTAGCTTTCAGATTTTCGTCAATCGCTTCTAAAAACTCCTCTGTATAAAGGTAATCGGTACCATGCTCCACTTTTGGTTTTATGGTGATGGCCAAATCCTTGGTCATTTTTCCGCTTTCTACCGTTTCAATACAAACCTGTTCCAAAGCTTTACAAAAATCAATTAACTCCTGGTTACCATCTAAAATACCACGGAACTCCAAACCACGGGTCCATGCAAAAATAGATGCAATAGGGTTGGTTGAGGTTGGGCGGCCAGCCTGGTGCTCACGGTAGTGGCGGGTAACCGTTCCGTGTGCAGCTTCCGCTTCCATAACCGTACCATCCGGAGTAACCAGCGTAGAGGTCATTAAACCTAAAGAACCAAAACCCTGCGCTACAGTGTCAGACTGTACGTCGCCATCGTAGTTCTTACAAGCCCAAACAAAGTTACCGTTCCATTTTAAGGCAGATGCAACCATGTCATCAATTAAACGGTGCTCGTAAGTGATACCAGCTTCGGTAAATTTAGCTTTGTAATCTGCCTGATAAATCTCTTCAAAAATATCTTTAAAACGACCATCATATTTTTTAAGGATGGTATTCTTGGTAGACAGGTATAAAGGCCAGCCTTTCATCAACGCCTGGTTGAAACAAGCGTGCGCAAAGCCGATAATGGATTCATCTGTGTTATACATGGTTAACGCCACGCCATCACCTTTAAAATTAAATACCTCAAATGATTGCTCAGGGCTGCCATCCTCTGGCGTAAATTTTACGGTAAGTTTGCCTTTACCTTTTGTTAAAAAATCGGTAGCGCGGTACTGGTCGCCAAATGCGTGGCGGCCGATGCAGATTGGCGCCGTCCAGTTTGGCACTAAACGCGGAACGTTTGCCATTACAATAGGCTCACGAAAAACGGTACCATCTAATATATTACGAATGGTGCCATTCGGCGAGCGCCACATTTGTTTTAAGCTGAATTCTTTTACACGATCCTCATCTGGTGTAATAGTGGCGCATTTGATACCCACACCGTATTGTTTAATGGCATTTGCTGCATCAATAGTAACCTGGTCATCTGTTTCATCACGATACTCGATCCCCAGATCGAAGTACTTAATATCCACATCAAGATAAGGGATAATCAATTTATCCTTAATAAATTTCCAGATGATGCGTGTCATTTCATCACCATCCAGCTCTACTACCGGGTTTTCTACTTTAATTTTTGACATACCTTATAATGCTTGTTATTTGATTTAAATGGTTTCAAACTTACATAAAATTTTATTTCAAAAATTTCACCTTCATACATAATTATAAATAATTTAATGAGTTTAGAAGTTGAGTTCAATCGCAGCCGGTAATAGCCTGAATTAACCATACAAATAGTAAACAGTAAAATAAATAGTGTATTTTAACAGCGGTGTTTATATTTACAGATATAATTAACTTTTAAACCTTTACTTTTATAAAAATTTAATCATTAGCTATTTTCTACGTAGCATTGCCCGTTTACTATGATAAAGTTGCTTTACAAAACAACGTTTTTAACCCTCCTGTTAACCTCGATAGCCTTATTTACGAAAGCTCAGATTGGTTACGACTATGCCCAGTATGATCTCGGTTTTGGCGGCGAAACAAACCTTGTTTACGGCGATGCAGAAACCGTTAAATTAACCCCTTCTGCGCACGTCAATTTTACCTATAACGCTACCCCCTATGTTAATTATGTATTTGAAATACAAGCGGGTGTACTTGAAGGTGGAAGTATCAACAGCACATCCGGCAGGTATTTTAAAAATAACTTTACAGCACTTGTTTTTCGCGGGCAGGTACAAGCCGGGGAATTGATAGATTACTCGCGCAGTGCAGTAATGAATGCAGTAAAAAACTTTTACGTTTCGTCGGGCTTCGGCTATGTGATCAATGATGTGCGTAACATTAACCGCAACTCGCTTGTCCTTCCTGATTTTTATACAGGCGGATTAGACAGATCAAACGAATTATACATTCCTGCAAGGCTGGGTTATGAATTTAAAGTATTCAATAAATACAATCAACCCTCGTTTAAAGTGGATCTGGGGATACAATATAATTATGTTTTTGGTGATAACCTGGATGGGTTTGATGCAGGAGCCGCCAAGGATAACTTTGTTCAATACAGCATCGGTTTTAAATTTGCTTTAGGTGGTGTTACCTCCTATCGTAAACAAATAGATTACTAACCTTTATTTTTCCGGTCCGGCTGTTCTTTGGCAGGGTTTTTAATGTAAGTAGCTAAACTAATACTAAAACCTATGATACCAGATAACGAAGACGAAGGAATGAAAGTTGATTCCGATTACAGGGCAGATGACTTAGATAATAACGGCGAAGACACAGCCGACAGTGAAGACCTTAACTTTAATGAAAAAGAGCAAAGTTTTGAGTACGATGTAAAAGGTGACAACCCGGATTATGACCATCCGGATCCTTATGACACCGCTGTAAAAAACGGCGATGATATGAATTCGATGTACGATGAAGCTAATCCTTATGATGCAAAGGGCGAATATGATGCCGATCGTTCGATAGAGACGGATGCTGATAGTTTAGGCATGCATATCGATAGCGGTAAAATTGTTGAACTAAGCTCCCTTGATGAAAAACTGGCACATACTCCAGAAGATGACAGGGATGATCTAGACGAAGAAGGTTATCCTAAAAATGATACCCCACCGGGATTTTAATGATCAGCTTGTTTAAAGCTAATACGCAAAAGGGATGGCACTAAATGAGCCATCCCTTTGGTTTTATAAATTTTTTTTGACGAGAATGGGGTACTGATCCGGGTTAATCGAAATCTAAATTAAACCTGTTTTTTAATTCAATAAGATGCGGGTTTTTGGCCGCCATATGCTGAAATTTTTCAATAGAAGTATACGGTTTGCGTACCATCACAGATTCCTCCACCTTAGCATTTACCTCTATATTAAAATTCTTTAAGCTGCTGCGGAGAAAGTTGAGCAGATTTGGCCTTTCATCTTTGAATGACTGCTCCTGCATTTTGTTATTAACCGGCACCTCAAAATTTTCCGGACTTAAAACCAGCGGTGTAACCGAAGTAAAAATGGTATAAAGGGTTGCCGCTTTCCCCTCGGCCTTGAGCTTAGCGCCATAATTAGTCCAGAGCTGCAAAAAAACGTCCATTGTAAAGGGCTCTTTGTCAGTACCTTTCAGGTAGGGATCTTCTTCAGCCGCCATGGCATCTTCCACCTGCTTACCCAAGTCTTTCAAACTCGGAATTTTTATCGATGTAGCCGAAGCGTGCACATTCGCTACAAATGAGATCTTTGGTTTCGCAGCAGGTTCCGCTGTCACCGGAGCGGCAGGCATTTTTACCGCCTCAGGGATA
It encodes the following:
- a CDS encoding isocitrate dehydrogenase (Converts isocitrate to alpha ketoglutarate), translated to MSKIKVENPVVELDGDEMTRIIWKFIKDKLIIPYLDVDIKYFDLGIEYRDETDDQVTIDAANAIKQYGVGIKCATITPDEDRVKEFSLKQMWRSPNGTIRNILDGTVFREPIVMANVPRLVPNWTAPICIGRHAFGDQYRATDFLTKGKGKLTVKFTPEDGSPEQSFEVFNFKGDGVALTMYNTDESIIGFAHACFNQALMKGWPLYLSTKNTILKKYDGRFKDIFEEIYQADYKAKFTEAGITYEHRLIDDMVASALKWNGNFVWACKNYDGDVQSDTVAQGFGSLGLMTSTLVTPDGTVMEAEAAHGTVTRHYREHQAGRPTSTNPIASIFAWTRGLEFRGILDGNQELIDFCKALEQVCIETVESGKMTKDLAITIKPKVEHGTDYLYTEEFLEAIDENLKAKLGK
- a CDS encoding 1,4-beta-xylanase, whose amino-acid sequence is MKTSCFKLTAVFFILAFTTNISFAQKLAPAKVWSPAKANAWYAQHQWISGSDFIPSNAINQLEMWQADTFDPQTIDKELGYAEGIGFNTMRVFLYSLAWKQDKAGFKKRIDAYLTIADKHHIKTMFVFFDDCWNISAKIGIQPAPKTGIHNSGWLQDPGNRLTDAGIFPELESYVTDVMSTFKHDKRILLWDLYNEPGNSGKKEASMGLLTKVFGWARAVNSDQPVSAGLWDWSFEKLNAYQALNSDIVTYHDYTDEKSHLKTIQLLKSHGKPLICTEYMARTRGSKFANVMPMLKAENVGALNWGFVMGKTNTIYAWDNPIPDGSEPKEWFHDIFRKDGTPYIQEEVDLIKKLNGK
- a CDS encoding mannose-6-phosphate isomerase, producing the protein MSALYPLKFKTIFKDKIWGGHKIETYLHKAIGDLPNCGETWEISGVKTDVSVVNGGELDGESLADLLEKYQGELVGNKVYAHFGNIFPLLVKFIDANDDLSVQVHPDDELAKKRHDSFGKTEMWYVIEADPGATLIAGFNREMNEQEYVEALNSGHIMDILNKEDVTAGDVYFLPAGRVHTIGKGLLIAEIQQTSDITYRIYDFDRVDDKGNKRELHTQEALAAIDYKHYPEYKTIYTPKTNEDVHLVKCPYFTTNVMDFTESTEKDYTNLDSFVIHVCVEGAYTINHNGNAYPVKMGECILLPKTIERVSLETTAGFKILESFIE
- a CDS encoding peroxidase, which translates into the protein MSLRLGDDAPNFKAQTSLGEIDFYDFLGDSWGVLFSHPADYTPVCTTELGKTASLKSEFDKRNVKVIALSTDSAESHKGWISDINETQNVEVTFPIIGDESREISQAYDMIHPNASLTATVRSLFIIGPDKKIKLIISYPASTGRNFQEILRVIDSLQLTAYHSVATPADWKDGEDVVVLPSIKTEDIAAKFPKGHKVIKPYLRTTPQPNK